Proteins encoded in a region of the Panicum hallii strain FIL2 chromosome 3, PHallii_v3.1, whole genome shotgun sequence genome:
- the LOC112885572 gene encoding cysteine-rich receptor-like protein kinase 10 — protein sequence MMNAVFGVVLLLVLVGGGLTPFPARADVFCDNLIQVAATLPKDTSSSPAHFAATTLGYPPDVVYALALCRGDVINDSACGECVASALDELLNGIPPPQQQQCYKASYEYHEICALVYSEDDILTSSNSNTTEGNGAGDGTPYTKWDEQSWGTWVDDAMVIVGLLQELLMATAQAAASTTAPRRFATGAMDSGTTLPWFYSLAQCTPDMSAGNCLACLSRLVGMVNSTIALRIGGQIHAIRCHLRYAANRFYNTTPMLIVRPPSTPAPTPTTTVKHKKHMSKFWAIPIVVIPLAAAAAAYLSFIFCCSWLRQTYRKGSRHTGDFQRDEELVWQGKNSEFSVFDFEQLLEATNHFSEENKLGQGGFGSVYKGQFSEGLEIAVKRLSSHSGQGFLEFKNEVQLIAKFQHSNLVRLLGCCSQEEEKILVYEYLPNKSLDFFIFDETRRPLLDWNKRIAIIEGIAHGLLYLHKHSRLRVIHRDLKPSNILLDREMNPKISDFGLAKIFTSNNTEGSTTRRVVGTYGYMAPEYACEGLFSIKSDVFSFGVLVLEILGGKRNSGSSECGNFINLLGYAWQLYKEGRWSELIDASLVPIRDSAEVMRCMNIALLCVQEKAADRPTMLDVVAMLSSKTMVLVDPKHPGYFNLRVGNEEAFSATRQSSINDMTISVTTGR from the exons ATGATGAACGCCGTCTTCGGCGTCGTCCTGCTCCTCGTGCTCGTCGGCGGCGGCCtcacgccgttcccggcgagaGCCGACGTATTCTGCGACAACCTTATACAGGTCGCCGCCACCCTCCCCAAGGACACGTCTTCTTCCCCAGCGCACTTCGCCGCCACCACCTTGGGCTACCCGCCAGACGTTGTCTACGCCCTTGCGCTCTGCCGCGGCGACGTAATCAACGACTCCGCCTGCGGCGAGTGCGTGGCCAGCGCGCTCGACGAGCTACTGAACGGGataccgccgccgcagcagcagcagtgctACAAGGCCTCCTATGAGTATCATGAGATCTGTGCTCTCGTCTACTCTGAGGACGACATCCTCACGTCCTCCAACTCCAATACGACGGAAGGAAACGGCGCCGGCGACGGCACGCCCTACACGAAGTGGGACGAGCAAAGCTGGGGCACCTGGGTTGACGACGCCATGGTCATCGTCGGTCTCCTTCAGGAACTGCTGATGGCGACAGCACAAGCGGCGGCCAGCACGACGGCGCCGAGGCGGTTCGCCACGGGCGCCATGGACAGCGGCACGACGTTGCCGTGGTTCTACTCCCTGGCGCAGTGCACGCCGGACATGTCCGCCGGCAACTGCTTGGCGTGTCTGAGTCGCCTCGTCGGCATGGTCAACTCCACCATAGCCCTGCGGATCGGAGGACAGATCCATGCCATACGGTGTCATCTGAGGTACGCGGCAAACAGGTTCTACAACACCACACCCATGCTGATTGTCCGGCCGCCGTCGACGCCCGCTCCGACGCCTACCACCACGGTGAAACACAAGA AGCATATGAGCAAATTCTGGGCGATTCCCATAGTTGTAATTCCTCTagcggcagcagcggcagcgTATCTCTCCTTCATCTTCTGCTGCTCTTGGCTCAGACAAACGTACAGAAAAG GATCAAGGCATACTGGGGACTTTCAGCGAGACGAAGAACTAGTTTGGCAAGGGAAGAACTCAGAGTTCTCGGTGTTTGACTTTGAACAGTTGCTGGAGGCCACAAATCACTTTTCAGAAGAAAACAAACTTGGACAAGGTGGCTTTGGATCTGTCTATAAG GGCCAGTTTTCTGAGGGATTGGAGATAGCGGTGAAGAGACTTTCTTCACATTCAGGGCAAGGTTTCTTAGAGTTCAAAAATGAAGTCCAGCTGATAGCCAAATTCCAACACAGTAATTTGGTTAGGCTCTTGGGATGTTGCTCTCAAGAAGAGGAGAAAATATTGGTTTATGAATACTTGCCAAACAAAAGCTTGGATTTCTTCATCTTCG ATGAAACTAGAAGACCTTTACTGGATTGGAACAAACGTATAGCAATAATTGAAGGAATAGCACATGGGCTTCTCTACCTACATAAGCACTCCCGGTTGCGTGTCATACATCGAGATCTTAAACCAAGCAATATTCTTTTGGACAGAGAAATGAATCCTAAAATTTCAGACTTCGGGCTAGCTAAAATATTTACTTCAAATAACACTGAAGGAAGCACGACGAGAAGAGTGGTTGGTACATA TGGCTACATGGCTCCCGAGTACGCGTGCGAGGGCCTATTCTCAATCAAATCCGATGTATTCAGCTTCGGTGTTCTCGTTCTTGAGATCCTTGGTGGAAAAAGGAATTCTGGTAGCTCTGAATGTGGAAATTTCATCAATCTCCTTGGATAT GCATGGCAGTTATATAAAGAGGGAAGATGGAGCGAACTCATTGACGCGTCGTTGGTACCCATTCGTGACTCAGCGGAAGTGATGAGGTGCATGAACATTGCATTGCTATGTGTACAAGAGAAAGCAGCTGATCGACCGACCATGTTAGATGTTGTTGCAATGCTAAGCAGCAAAACCATGGTCCTGGTTGATCCAAAGCACCCAGGATATTTCAATCT
- the LOC112885574 gene encoding zinc finger MYM-type protein 1-like — protein sequence MLVHYYGNTFPMYDEKYLDKPEIDGLRPPAAPRAAPDQKVISILPLDGDASNPSSSRKGKRKSQERDLKSYFSPFVSSSINPSTHGSEVGNAIIEEEEVVETHLEDTNTIGQQPGSNENDQGTITEFSPDYIISDPGLRIPIEQFSPNIRDEIRRAFMERGPTQPSSHVFPRGEDKRRFRKEWFEKYNWLEYSLVNDKAYYFCCYLFRRVGVDDDKFGYEAFTKEGFRQWKNAYLALRKHVGGPNSAHNRSRAAFDDFDNQRASVKEKIVVHTKEAQKKYETRVDTSLAIVSYIALQGEPFRGHDESETSLNKGNFLEFLDWYKLRNEEVRQAFEFACPKNAKMTSGTIQKELAECCAQAVTKVIKEEMSGCLFSILVDESRDISVKEQMAIIVRYVNKKGQVVERFLGIKHVKLTTSEALKRAIVEVLSAHGLTIAKIRGQGW from the exons ATGTTGGTGCACTACTACGGCAACACTTTTCCAATGTATGATGAGAAG TACCTCG ATAAGCCAGAAATTGATGGTTTAaggccgcccgcagccccgcgcgccgccccggaTCAGAAAGTAATTAGCATATTGCCACTCGATGGTGATGCTTCCAATCCAAGCTCTAgcagaaaagggaaaagaaagtcACAAGAAAGAG ATCTAAAGAGCTATTTTAGTCCATTCGTATCCAGTAGCATAAACCCAAGCACTCATGGAAGTGAAGTTGGTAATGCCATaatagaggaggaagaggtggtGGAAACTCATTTGGAGGACACCAATACCATAGGTCAACAGCCAGGTAGCAATGAAAATGATCAAGGCACAATAACTGAGTTCAGTCCGGATTATATCATTTCTGATCCGGGGCTTCGGATTCCAATTGAGCAATTTAGTCCTAATATTAGAGATGAAATTAGGAGGGCTTTCATGGAACGAGGTCCAACTCAACCTAGTAGTCATGTTTTTCCTAGAGGAGAAGATAAAAGGCGCTTTCGAAAAGAATGGTTTGAGAAATATAATTGGCTGGAATATAGCTTGGTGAATGATAAGGCTTATTACTTTTGTTGTTATCTTTTTAGAAGAGTTGGTGTAGATGATGATAAATTTGGTTATGAGGCATTTACAAAAGAAGGCTTTAGGCAATGGAAGAATGCCTACTTAGCACTCCGTAAACATGTTGGTGGCCCTAATAGTGCTCATAATAGATCAAGAGCGgcatttgatgattttgataatCAAAGGGCAAGTGTAAAGGAGAAAATTGTAGTTCATACCAAAGAGGCAcaaaagaagtatgaaaccCGTGTAGATACATCTTTGGCTATTGTAAGTTATATTGCCTTGCAAGGTGAACCGTTCCGTGGACATGATGAATCAGAAACTTCATTGAACAAAGGCAACTTTCTAGAATTTCTTGATTGGTACAAACTAAGAAATGAGGAAGTGAGGCAGGCATTTGAATTTGCTTGTCCTAAAAATGCTAAAATGACTTCTGGAACAATTCAGAAAGAACTTGCCGAGTGTTGTGCTCAAGCGGTTACCAAAGTCATAAAAGAAGAGATGAGTGGTTGTTTATTCTCTATTCTTGTTGATGAATCTCGTGATATATCAGTCAAAGAGCAAATGGCCATAATAGTAAG GTATGTGAATAAAAAGGGGCAAGTAGTTGAAAGATTTTTGGGTATCAAGCATGTCAAGCTAACTACATCAGAAGCATTAAAGAGAGCAATAGTGGAGGTTCTTAGTGCCCATGGTTTAACTATTGCAAAAATACGAGGCCAAGG TTGGTAG
- the LOC112885575 gene encoding probable glycerol-3-phosphate acyltransferase 3, with the protein MAKKMLPAAANELLSALLHTGTTSPGRPPRAARSSPSVVHRCAPPAARLAGAGTTLVVDVDGALLLPRRSLFFAYFMLVALEAGSFLRGLALLLLYPAIALLGALGGRDLAVRAMAAVAFCGLRVGTFRAGRAVLPRWLLEDVAAEALEAARRAGDPARVVWASAMPRVMVEPFLREYLQVPAVAAVAAREMKMVWGFYTGLMEYREATSSSVLRKNAAAGGGDDDVVGFSAGGSMAEFLRSPLASICKELYVASPEEHSKWRRLPRRDYPNPLVFHDGRLAFLPTPLGAVAMFMWLPLGAVLSVARLAVAMALPYRYATALLAATGQSWRLRGALPPDSRGASGQLYACNHRTLIDPVYVSIALDRQVRAVSYSLSRVSDMLSPIGRTVHLARDRARDGAAMARLLGRGDSVVVCPEGTTCREPYLLRFSPLFAELGGERGVVPVALAVENSMFYGTTASGWKGVDPFYYLSNPRMCYTVEFLGRVDTAAVGEGKAASTDVANRVQRLIAAVLGYECTMLTRKDKYLMLVGNDGAVAALPPRRQVR; encoded by the exons ATGGCGAAGAAGATGTTGCCGGCGGCGGCTAACGAGCTCCTCTCCGCCCTCCTCCACACCGGCACCACCTCTcccggccgcccgccgcgagCCGCTCGCAGCTCGCCCTCCGTTGTCCATAGGTGCGCCCCTCCCGCGGCGCGGCTCGCCGGCGCGGGGACCACGCTGGTAGTCGACGTCGACGGCGCCCTGCtcctgccgcgccgctcgctttTCTTCGCCTACTTCATGCTCGTCGCCCTCGAGGCCGGCAGCTTCCTCCGCGGCCTCGCCCTGCTGCTCCTCTACCCCGCCATCGCCTTGCTCGGAGCCCTCGGCGGCCGCGACCTGGCCGTGCGGGCCATGGCCGCGGTCGCCTTCTGCGGGCTGCGCGTTGGCACGTTCCGCGCCGGCCGCGCCGTGCTGCCGCGGTGGCTCCTGGAGGACGTGGCGGCCGAGGCGCTCGAGGCCGCGCGGCGGGCCGGCGACCCGGCGCGGGTGGTGTGGGCGAGCGCGATGCCGAGGGTGATGGTGGAGCCGTTCCTGAGGGAGTACCTCCAGGTGCCGGCCGTGGCGGCCGTCGCGGCGAGGGAAATGAAGATGGTGTGGGGGTTCTACACTGGCCTCATGGAGTACCGTGAAGCGACGTCGTCGTCGGTTCTGAGGAAGaacgcggcggccggaggcggcgacgacgacgtcgTGGGGTTCTCTGCTGGCGGCTCCATGGCGGAGTTCCTTCGCAGCCCTCTGGCATCCATCTGCAAG GAGCTGTACGTGGCGAGCCCGGAGGAGCATAGCAAGTGGCGGCGCCTGCCGCGGCGCGACTACCCGAACCCGCTCGTCTTCCACGACGGCCGGCTGGCGTTCCTGCCGACGCCGCTCGGCGCCGTGGCCATGTTCATGTGGCTCCCCTTGGGCGCGGTCCTCTCCGTCGCccgcctcgccgtcgccatGGCCCTGCCGTACCGGTACGCCACGGCACTCCTCGCCGCCACGGGCCAGTCGTGGCGCCTCCGCGGCGCGCTCCCGCCGGACAGCCGCGGCGCCTCCGGCCAGCTCTACGCTTGCAACCACCGCACGCTCATCGACCCGGTCTACGTGTCCATCGCGCTGGACCGGCAGGTCCGCGCCGTGTCCTACAGCCTGAGCCGCGTCTCCGACATGCTCTCGCCGATCGGCCGCACCGTGCACCTCGCCCGGGACCGCGCCCGCGACGGCGCCGCCATGGCGCGGCTCCTGGGCCGTGGCGACAGCGTGGTGGTCTGCCCCGAGGGCACCACCTGCCGGGAGCCCTACCTGCTCCGGTTCAGCCCGCTGttcgccgagctcggcggcgagcgcggcgtcGTGCCCGTGGCGCTCGCCGTCGAGAACAGCATGTTCTACGGAACGACGGCCAGCGGGTGGAAGGGCGTCGACCCCTTCTACTACCTGTCCAACCCCAGGATGTGCTACACGGTGGAGTTCCTCGGCAGGGTGGACACGGCGGCCGTCGGGGAGGGGAAGGCGGCCAGCACCGACGTGGCCAACCGCGTGCAGCGGCTCATcgcggcggtgctcgggtaCGAGTGCACCATGCTCACCAGGAAGGACAAGTACCTCATGCTCGTCGGCAACGACGGCGCCGTGGCGGCGCTGCCGCCACGGCGGCAAGTAAGGTAG